The following is a genomic window from Alkaliphilus sp. B6464.
GCATAGATGACGTTTCTATCCTAACGGCGGGAGGTTAGGGAGAAACGAGCTGCGCTATTAGGCAGCTAAAGCGTAATTATCGTTTGCGTTTATCTTTAATGCTCAGTTTTTGACGTGCTCCCAAGCAAAACACGGCTCGCTACTAATGACTCCAAACCCCCGTCGAAACCAGTACGCCCCCATAATTATAGTGGAACAAAATTACATTTTTTGTCTTTGACGTAACTCTTTGTCTATTCGACGCTCAGCATCCTTTTTAGCTATATCTTGGCGTTTGTCGTAGTTCTTTTTACCAATACCAATGCCCAGTTCAACCTTTATCAATCCATCCTTCAAATAAAAACTCAAGGGGATTAGGGTATATCCTTTTTGCTGAACATATCCAATAAGCTTTCTGATTTCACTCTTATGAAGTAGAAGTTTTCTTACTCTTAAAGGATCTTTGTTGAATATATTTCCCTTTTCATAGGGACTTATATGAACATTATACAAGAAAACCTCGCTATTTTCAACACGAGCATAGCCATCCTTAATATTAACTTTTCCTTGCCTAATAGACTTTACTTCAGTGCCAACTAAAACAATACCTGTTTCAAAGGTTTCCTCAATAAAGTAATCGTGCCTTGCCTTTTTGTTAGCTGCTATTAGTTTTCTTCCCTTACTAGCCATGCTTTTCACCCTTTATATATTCTTTGCTTCATAAGTGTTACTTATATATTTTATCATTAATATAGTCATTTGTCAATTTAGGCCATATTAATATGAATAATCGGGCATAACCCGATTATTCAGCCAAAGTAAAATCTATTTCTCTTTGTGCTATATCAACCTTACTCACCTTTATTTTTACAACATCGCCCATTCTATATATTTTTTTCCTTCTTTCACCTATTAGCATGTGCTGTTCGCTATCATAAATATAATAATCATCAATTAAATAACTTAACCGAATTAAACCTTCTATTGTATTGTCTAGCTCCACAAACATACCAAAGGAGGTAACTCCTGAAACAATACCTTCATATACCTCGCCGATTTTATCGGCCATGTACTCTGCTTTTTTCAAATCTTCAGTTTCTCTCTCAGCTTCATCCGCAAGTCTTTCTCTTGTTGAAGATTGATCTGCAATATTAGGTACTATTCCACTTAATTGTTCTAATCGCTTATTATTTAGTTTTCCATTAATAGACTCCTTTATAATACGATGTATTTCAAGGTCTGGATATCTTCTAATCGGAGATGTAAAATGACAATAGTACTTTGCGGCTAGTCCAAAGTGCCCTAGGTTATGTCCAGCATACCTAGCCTTTTTAAGAGATCTAAGCATCAAAGTATTTATTAATTTTTCTTCCTTAGTACTTTCTATTTTCTTTAGTAAATCCTGTAGGGTTTTAGGATGAATCTCCGTATTTAATCCCTTTAAATGATAACCAAAATTATGAATAAACTTATTAAACTCTTCAAGCTTTTCTAAACTAGGGTCTTCATGCACACGATAAACAAAAGGAGTATTTTGCCAATAGAAGTACTCTGCCACAGTTTCATTACAAACTAACATAAACTCCTCTATCATACGATTAGCAATACGTCTTTCGTATTTTTTAATTTCAATTGGCTTGCCTTTATCATCTAGAATTACCTTAGATTCTGGAAAATCAAAATCAATTGCACCTCTATTTTCTCTACGGTTTCTTAATATTAAACAAAGGCTCTCCATCATTTTAAACATATCTACTAAATTCGAATACTTTTGTTTTAACTCTTGATCATCTTTTTCTAAAATATCAGAAACATCTTCGTAAACCATTCTTTCGTCTATATTAATAAGACCTTCTACAATTTCGTGGCTAATAACTGTACCTTTATTATCTATTTCCATAAATACAGATAAGGTTAATCTATCTACCCTTGGATTAAGGCTACAAATTCCATTTGATAATTTACGAGGCAACATAGGAATAACTCTATCTACTAAATAGACGCTAGTCCCTCTTTCTAAGGCTTCTTTATCTAGAGCCATTCCTTCTCGCACATAATGGGTTACATCCGCTATATGTACACCTAGTTTATAATTACCATTTGATAGTTGTTCTATAGAAATGGCATCATCTAAGTCTTTTGCATCAGCTCCGTCTATAGTTACCATAGGTATAGATCTTAAATCTTTCCTATTTGCTTTCTCTTCTTCTGGTACTTCCTCTACTACCTTAGCAACCTCAGCCTCCACATCTTGGGGGAAATCTGGAGTCAATCTATACTTTTTCATTATAGAAAGTATATCTGTACCCACATCGTTTTTATGTCCAATTACTTCAATAACTTTTCCTTCTGGATTTCTTCTTGCCTCTGGCCACTTAGTAATTTCGCAAACTACCTTATAGCCTTCTTTTGCACCATTTGTTTCGCTTTTAGGAATAAAAATATCTACATTTATTTTAGGATCATCAGGAACTACGAAACCAAAGTTTCTACTATCCTCGTATACACCAACAACTTCTGTATTGGCTCTTTCTAATATCCTAATTATTTCTCCTTCAGCCTTTCGTGTTTCACTATTTATTACATTCACTCTTGCTACTACTCTATCATTGTTCATAGCACCATTCATAAAGTTAGCAGGCACAAATACATCGGATACTTCAGGTCTATCAGAAATTATAAACCCATATCCCCTTTGGTGTACTTGTAATCTTCCTACAATTAATCCCATTCTCTCTGGAGCACCATAGCGTTTTTTTCTAGTTTTAATAATTAAACCTTCCCTAACCATATCATCTAATAAGCTGGAAAAATCATCACTTTGTTTTCTCTCTATGTCAAAAACATTCCTAAGTTCTTCTTCTAGCATTGGACTATAGGCCGTTTCGTACATAAATTCTAATAGTTTTTCTTTTACTGACAAATTAACCCCTCCTTTTCCTACTAGTATTATTGCCAAATTATATATATTATTAGCTATTAATCATAATTTTATTGTTAAAATGTAAATTTATCATCTAACTAACATCCTAAAAATCTATCTATGCTAGGCTGTTTCTATAAATAGTATATAATTACACGATTTACGATTAAGTTAAATATGTAGATAAGTGGAACTCCTATAGAAAATTTCTTCTTATTTATTTTATGCTTAAATATAATCATACCAATCATAATTCCAACTGAGCCACC
Proteins encoded in this region:
- the smpB gene encoding SsrA-binding protein SmpB; the protein is MASKGRKLIAANKKARHDYFIEETFETGIVLVGTEVKSIRQGKVNIKDGYARVENSEVFLYNVHISPYEKGNIFNKDPLRVRKLLLHKSEIRKLIGYVQQKGYTLIPLSFYLKDGLIKVELGIGIGKKNYDKRQDIAKKDAERRIDKELRQRQKM
- the rnr gene encoding ribonuclease R, with translation MLEEELRNVFDIERKQSDDFSSLLDDMVREGLIIKTRKKRYGAPERMGLIVGRLQVHQRGYGFIISDRPEVSDVFVPANFMNGAMNNDRVVARVNVINSETRKAEGEIIRILERANTEVVGVYEDSRNFGFVVPDDPKINVDIFIPKSETNGAKEGYKVVCEITKWPEARRNPEGKVIEVIGHKNDVGTDILSIMKKYRLTPDFPQDVEAEVAKVVEEVPEEEKANRKDLRSIPMVTIDGADAKDLDDAISIEQLSNGNYKLGVHIADVTHYVREGMALDKEALERGTSVYLVDRVIPMLPRKLSNGICSLNPRVDRLTLSVFMEIDNKGTVISHEIVEGLINIDERMVYEDVSDILEKDDQELKQKYSNLVDMFKMMESLCLILRNRRENRGAIDFDFPESKVILDDKGKPIEIKKYERRIANRMIEEFMLVCNETVAEYFYWQNTPFVYRVHEDPSLEKLEEFNKFIHNFGYHLKGLNTEIHPKTLQDLLKKIESTKEEKLINTLMLRSLKKARYAGHNLGHFGLAAKYYCHFTSPIRRYPDLEIHRIIKESINGKLNNKRLEQLSGIVPNIADQSSTRERLADEAERETEDLKKAEYMADKIGEVYEGIVSGVTSFGMFVELDNTIEGLIRLSYLIDDYYIYDSEQHMLIGERRKKIYRMGDVVKIKVSKVDIAQREIDFTLAE